From the Bdellovibrio reynosensis genome, one window contains:
- a CDS encoding UDP-2,3-diacylglucosamine diphosphatase: MEAWFLSDIHLKDAEERNGKILLRFLRSLLAQNPKQVHLFLLGDIFDLWVGGHDYFAEKFKDLVGALKDLKTAGASITFIEGNHDMHIENFFQKKLGIDVFVEAQYFKFDGITVRCEHGDKINQNDIAYKRYRAFVRNPLVKQLAIHLPGRFWNYIGEKASKKSRSISAHYRVKNEDFLITMIRDHIEVAYKQAPFDYIISGHMHVFDDHVVNVNGRPVRSVNLGSWFEETVKVFRIQNGQGSWVILD; encoded by the coding sequence GTGGAAGCCTGGTTTTTATCGGACATTCACTTAAAAGACGCAGAAGAGCGCAATGGGAAAATCCTGTTGCGCTTTTTGCGTTCTTTGCTGGCGCAAAATCCTAAACAGGTTCACCTGTTTTTACTGGGTGACATCTTTGATTTATGGGTTGGCGGTCATGACTATTTCGCCGAAAAGTTTAAAGACCTGGTCGGCGCACTTAAAGATTTAAAAACTGCCGGCGCCTCGATCACTTTCATTGAAGGCAACCATGATATGCACATCGAAAACTTCTTTCAAAAGAAGTTGGGGATTGATGTGTTTGTCGAAGCTCAATACTTTAAATTTGATGGCATCACAGTTCGTTGCGAACATGGTGATAAGATCAATCAGAATGATATCGCTTATAAACGCTATCGTGCGTTCGTGCGTAATCCTTTGGTAAAACAATTAGCGATCCATCTACCTGGACGCTTTTGGAACTATATCGGGGAAAAGGCTAGTAAAAAAAGTCGCTCTATCAGCGCCCATTACCGCGTAAAAAATGAAGACTTTTTGATCACGATGATTCGCGATCACATCGAGGTCGCTTATAAGCAAGCACCTTTTGATTATATTATTTCAGGTCACATGCATGTTTTTGATGACCATGTGGTGAACGTGAATGGCCGCCCGGTAAGATCGGTGAACTTGGGGTCGTGGTTTGAAGAAACTGTGAAAGTGTTTCGTATTCAAAACGGCCAGGGTAGTTGGGTAATATTAGATTAA
- a CDS encoding GNAT family N-acetyltransferase gives MKANYTFTSNENTINLNDFQPRKDEVLTSFINQHSNKKIFYLQKFKEGFMHGSLFSYILYSPAINFFLDESASLSENVTLENGQPKDIEKIKNLLIKHNTDNIIFQPEALVNFEKYTAEITKNGFSFQVYIQDNLIAHASVAKIKDTIFWNQEIYVLLRFIVDEKHRKEGIQNFLMNKIKEQIPPNSPLCLQVFPNNSSALKYFLRNMNVQIAFEKWMVN, from the coding sequence ATGAAAGCAAACTACACCTTTACTTCGAATGAAAATACTATCAACTTAAATGACTTTCAGCCCCGTAAAGATGAAGTTTTAACTTCTTTCATAAACCAACATTCCAACAAAAAAATATTCTATCTGCAAAAGTTCAAAGAAGGCTTCATGCATGGTTCCCTGTTTTCATATATCCTTTATTCTCCAGCAATAAATTTTTTCTTAGACGAATCAGCAAGTCTTTCTGAAAATGTTACCCTTGAAAATGGGCAACCTAAAGATATAGAAAAAATTAAAAATCTTCTAATCAAACACAATACTGACAACATTATTTTTCAGCCGGAAGCCTTGGTAAATTTTGAAAAATATACCGCTGAAATCACAAAAAATGGCTTTAGCTTCCAGGTTTACATTCAGGATAACCTTATTGCTCATGCATCAGTTGCTAAAATAAAGGACACTATTTTTTGGAATCAGGAGATTTATGTACTTTTAAGATTTATTGTCGATGAAAAACATAGGAAAGAAGGAATTCAAAATTTCCTAATGAACAAAATTAAGGAACAAATTCCACCCAATTCACCTTTGTGCCTTCAGGTCTTTCCCAATAATAGTTCCGCGTTGAAGTATTTCTTAAGAAACATGAACGTACAAATAGCTTTTGAAAAGTGGATGGTGAACTAA
- a CDS encoding ABC transporter substrate-binding protein, with the protein MSVLRIPLKGLPSNFDPHNMSDTYSMIANLQLHRSLLRFSSSSDATFDIAKDFKTSKNGTEILFLLDEKRKFSDGTSITADDVVKSFQRIFKDKTTIAADLSYIVGAEENDLSVLQIKAHSTNSVLFKLRHPCSLFFKQIATVDASILKLDENLNLIPNVFSGPYQLQSFNECEVVLQRVQAVALSNAPQKIVFLKNEDVGHSFDSISRNVDRVDESFLDSQLLEEFKQAGWKDKGTGSANIFGLSMNPSRIPFLHRSIIFEYFYGKLVNLSEHNLLSAYGVVPPVVEGALQKPLYFPAETSKNNVPGTYKILCTKDSLYSQVLAPVCKKLLDEQQINLILEEKEIRDLIQLSQNEDFDIRLVPKVIDYPDAYGMLSYFRSGFEANRFFVNNRKIDGLLDDLLKASDTERHVLISAEIQKIILEEKVFIPLFARGKNAAFWSPRIKVIPDHQMGLFSLPFEMIELES; encoded by the coding sequence ATGTCTGTATTACGAATTCCCTTGAAAGGCTTACCTTCGAACTTTGACCCACATAACATGTCTGATACATATTCGATGATCGCAAACCTTCAGCTTCATCGAAGTTTATTAAGATTTTCTTCTTCATCAGATGCCACATTCGACATAGCAAAAGATTTTAAAACATCGAAGAACGGCACTGAAATTCTTTTTTTATTAGATGAAAAACGTAAATTCAGTGATGGAACCTCAATAACGGCCGATGATGTTGTAAAAAGCTTTCAACGTATCTTTAAGGATAAAACTACCATAGCTGCTGATCTTAGCTATATTGTGGGTGCTGAAGAAAATGATCTCTCTGTTTTGCAAATTAAAGCTCACTCTACGAATTCAGTACTTTTTAAGTTGCGTCACCCATGCAGTTTATTTTTTAAGCAGATCGCCACTGTCGATGCAAGCATCCTAAAATTGGATGAGAATCTAAATCTTATTCCAAATGTATTCTCAGGGCCATACCAACTGCAGTCTTTCAATGAATGCGAAGTTGTACTTCAACGAGTTCAAGCAGTAGCGTTATCTAATGCTCCTCAAAAAATCGTCTTTCTAAAAAATGAAGACGTGGGTCATTCATTCGATAGCATTTCGAGAAATGTCGACAGGGTTGATGAATCTTTCTTGGATTCACAACTTTTAGAAGAATTCAAACAGGCCGGATGGAAGGACAAGGGAACCGGAAGTGCTAATATTTTTGGCCTATCGATGAATCCCAGCAGAATCCCCTTTCTACATCGAAGTATTATTTTTGAATATTTCTACGGCAAACTGGTAAATTTAAGTGAACACAACTTGCTTAGTGCCTATGGGGTGGTGCCTCCTGTGGTTGAGGGCGCACTTCAAAAGCCATTGTATTTCCCTGCTGAAACTTCAAAAAACAATGTGCCCGGAACATACAAGATACTTTGCACCAAGGATTCCCTCTATTCCCAGGTCCTGGCCCCAGTTTGTAAAAAGCTTTTAGACGAACAGCAAATAAATCTAATTCTTGAGGAAAAAGAAATTAGGGACCTTATTCAGCTATCACAAAACGAAGATTTCGATATTAGACTTGTTCCTAAGGTTATCGATTATCCTGATGCTTACGGTATGCTTTCTTATTTTCGTTCTGGTTTTGAAGCAAATAGGTTCTTCGTAAACAATAGAAAAATTGACGGACTTTTAGATGATCTTTTAAAAGCGTCAGATACTGAAAGACATGTACTTATATCTGCTGAAATTCAAAAAATAATTTTAGAAGAAAAGGTCTTCATTCCTCTTTTCGCTCGTGGTAAAAACGCCGCGTTTTGGTCCCCACGGATAAAAGTGATTCCCGATCATCAAATGGGGTTATTTTCACTGCCTTTTGAAATGATCGAGTTAGAAAGTTAG
- a CDS encoding tail fiber domain-containing protein, with translation MCRAGLVGIVFVLFLSIAGASPSFLTYQGRILKSDGTPLEYASTQFRFSIKDATGKIIYEELSATVDLTGSNGIFDVSIGSGTVQYPIAADTTALYAGGFKLADAFNNSRSFYCKGQASATCYQPTSGEKRFLKVQFFDGNSWNTISPDMEIRSVPFAAYSSTSEKLGSYSPADFFLKNGMAACNANDFITYDGTNLSCATPAGGGGAVTGVNAPLAISSGTLSIPAATNAQNGYLTSTDWTTFNNKQSTALSSANIYVGNSSNVATARAVSGDLSVTDLGAFKVLKIQGQAVNSATPSSGHVLKFSTEWTPGYFNIADLKTSSGAQQFTGSACAANTTLVYTSITDTYACASVAISDSQVTNSVSRTANTFLAAPNGSNGAASYRTIASADISPVAFINGGQTDFGATAKLGNNTANGVLYLRANNQDSALLEGDGDFFVRGDMFADGGEFILRNSAGTFGMADFYTYFSSGGSSTQGSEDTAIGFSSKRNGAWKDLLYLNPYNGLAIFELDLFVSRTNRPYPAFFSNYNQAGDSSNQGTYVNINHYRGTYTSGGATLSMATYGGTDTAKTVVGGNNPIGTISFNTANSSGNNYEGAKAMGWTDASFDGNANKGVGFRIVGSSTAGTQFTIIDAKADGSTTFGNTNATYMSGTATVARFYNSGAQSCTVVPNNGGFACSSDGRLKRNIAAISGPEALGVIEKLNAKTYEWINGDGSRHTGYIAQEVEKILPEAVHEDEQTQYKQVGYFSFIPLITESIKEIWKSLKHQNAEVAIMKKEIAALKKQNQDLTDKQRTLTEYLCKQDRSAPFCQ, from the coding sequence ATGTGCAGAGCTGGTTTGGTTGGAATCGTTTTTGTTCTGTTTTTGTCAATAGCAGGCGCCTCGCCAAGTTTTTTAACTTATCAAGGTCGCATCTTGAAATCTGATGGTACCCCTTTGGAATATGCTTCCACTCAGTTTCGATTTTCAATCAAGGATGCAACTGGAAAGATCATTTACGAAGAGCTTTCTGCCACTGTTGATCTTACTGGATCAAATGGAATCTTCGATGTCTCAATTGGCTCAGGAACAGTCCAATACCCCATTGCTGCCGACACGACGGCTCTTTATGCTGGCGGATTTAAACTTGCGGATGCTTTTAATAACAGCCGATCTTTTTATTGCAAAGGCCAGGCTAGTGCTACTTGTTATCAGCCTACTTCCGGTGAAAAACGTTTTTTAAAGGTTCAATTCTTTGATGGTAATTCTTGGAATACAATTTCTCCTGACATGGAAATTCGTTCGGTCCCTTTTGCTGCGTATTCTTCCACTTCAGAAAAACTGGGCTCTTATTCGCCGGCCGATTTCTTTTTAAAAAATGGAATGGCTGCGTGTAATGCCAATGATTTTATAACCTATGATGGAACAAACCTGTCGTGCGCTACCCCAGCTGGCGGCGGCGGAGCTGTCACTGGCGTGAATGCCCCGTTAGCAATTTCGTCAGGCACATTATCGATACCAGCAGCTACAAATGCACAGAATGGTTACTTAACAAGCACTGACTGGACAACATTCAACAACAAACAAAGTACTGCCTTAAGTTCGGCGAATATTTACGTCGGTAATTCTTCTAACGTCGCTACGGCTCGCGCTGTTTCAGGCGATCTTAGCGTGACTGATTTAGGGGCTTTCAAAGTTTTAAAAATTCAAGGACAGGCTGTTAATTCAGCAACCCCGTCTTCGGGTCATGTTTTAAAATTCAGTACTGAATGGACACCAGGGTATTTCAACATTGCAGACCTAAAAACCTCAAGCGGTGCCCAGCAATTTACGGGATCTGCTTGTGCTGCCAACACAACTCTAGTCTACACTTCAATCACCGATACTTATGCCTGCGCTAGTGTCGCCATCAGTGATTCACAAGTTACCAACTCTGTATCAAGAACAGCCAATACATTTCTTGCTGCACCGAATGGAAGCAACGGTGCTGCCTCTTATAGAACCATCGCCTCTGCCGATATCAGTCCCGTGGCCTTCATTAACGGTGGTCAAACGGACTTCGGCGCTACTGCCAAATTGGGAAACAACACCGCAAACGGAGTGCTCTATTTAAGAGCGAACAATCAAGATAGCGCATTACTTGAAGGTGATGGCGATTTCTTTGTTAGAGGCGACATGTTCGCTGACGGTGGAGAATTTATTTTAAGAAACTCTGCCGGGACCTTTGGGATGGCAGATTTTTACACTTACTTTTCTTCGGGTGGATCATCCACGCAAGGTTCTGAAGACACGGCCATCGGTTTTTCATCAAAAAGAAATGGGGCATGGAAGGATTTACTTTATTTAAATCCCTATAACGGACTTGCGATATTTGAATTAGATTTATTTGTTAGCAGAACCAATCGCCCTTATCCCGCGTTTTTCTCTAACTATAATCAAGCTGGAGACAGCAGCAACCAGGGCACCTATGTAAATATCAATCACTATCGTGGAACCTATACAAGCGGAGGAGCGACTCTTAGCATGGCCACCTATGGGGGCACTGATACTGCAAAAACCGTGGTGGGAGGAAACAACCCTATTGGAACGATTTCCTTTAACACGGCAAACTCATCAGGTAATAACTATGAAGGTGCAAAGGCCATGGGTTGGACCGATGCCAGCTTCGACGGAAATGCAAACAAAGGTGTTGGCTTTAGAATTGTGGGATCATCTACGGCAGGTACGCAATTTACAATTATCGATGCAAAAGCGGACGGTTCTACCACCTTCGGAAACACCAATGCGACTTACATGAGTGGAACAGCTACTGTCGCCCGCTTCTATAATTCAGGGGCCCAATCCTGCACGGTTGTTCCGAACAATGGTGGCTTTGCATGTTCTTCAGACGGGCGCTTAAAAAGAAATATTGCAGCCATCAGCGGACCTGAAGCTTTGGGTGTCATTGAAAAATTAAATGCAAAAACTTATGAGTGGATCAACGGTGATGGTTCTCGCCACACAGGATACATCGCTCAGGAAGTTGAAAAAATTCTGCCGGAAGCTGTTCACGAAGATGAACAGACCCAATATAAACAAGTTGGTTACTTTTCGTTTATTCCATTGATAACGGAATCTATAAAAGAAATTTGGAAGTCATTAAAACATCAAAACGCGGAAGTCGCGATTATGAAAAAAGAAATCGCAGCGCTTAAAAAACAAAATCAGGACTTAACCGATAAACAAAGAACCCTCACTGAATATCTATGCAAACAGGATCGGTCGGCACCATTCTGCCAATAA
- the ftsZ gene encoding cell division protein FtsZ codes for MFELEENINIGANIKVVGVGGGGSNAVSTMIESEMTGVEFIVANTDIQALNASKAPNKIQLGIDLTKGLGAGANPDVGRRAAIESYNEIVEKLEGADMVFVTAGMGGGTGTGGAPIVAKIARELGALTIGVVTKPFLFEGKKRGKHAEGGLQDLKENVDTLIVIPNQKLLSIAAERTPLLETFKKADEVLLQAVKGISDLINIRGLINLDFADIRTVMSSKGIAIMGTGAAKGDNRAVEAATAAISSPLLENVKIDGATGIIINVTGGTDLSLYEVNEASTLITEAAHEDAEIIFGAVIDESMGDEVRVTVIATGFDSHDVKLVNDMAQVNQMQNFLNQQNAAHFGQMQNMNNMNMNSMNMNSMHMPQMPQMPSMPQMPQFPQMPVMPTMPQMPQQQMAVPAMELPPIAAVQSQVMNFTQPQQQEGLSATVTETVVVPPVAPVTPQVAQQAAQNTIAQMPVQEMATPIQPQVETAVSPRDMLLAKARAFKESQDLKARHTNPEQLSMNVDHEQQSLEEARRMAREVLSSPFSSQNLEVPAFIRKKQGFELNKE; via the coding sequence ATGTTTGAGTTAGAAGAAAATATCAATATCGGTGCAAACATTAAAGTCGTAGGCGTAGGTGGTGGCGGTAGCAACGCTGTTTCCACAATGATCGAATCTGAAATGACGGGCGTAGAGTTCATCGTTGCCAATACAGATATTCAAGCTTTGAATGCAAGCAAGGCCCCTAACAAAATTCAATTGGGCATTGATTTGACTAAAGGTCTTGGCGCAGGTGCAAACCCGGATGTGGGTCGCAGAGCTGCGATTGAATCATATAATGAGATTGTTGAGAAATTGGAAGGCGCGGACATGGTGTTCGTCACTGCGGGTATGGGTGGCGGAACTGGTACAGGTGGCGCTCCGATTGTTGCGAAGATTGCGCGCGAACTTGGCGCATTAACAATCGGTGTTGTCACTAAGCCCTTCCTGTTTGAAGGTAAAAAACGCGGTAAACACGCTGAAGGCGGTTTGCAAGACCTTAAGGAAAACGTAGATACTCTTATCGTTATTCCTAACCAAAAACTTCTTTCTATCGCAGCTGAAAGAACTCCACTTCTTGAGACTTTTAAAAAAGCGGACGAAGTTCTTCTTCAAGCGGTTAAAGGTATCTCTGACCTAATTAATATCCGTGGTTTGATCAACTTGGACTTCGCAGATATCCGTACTGTTATGTCTTCTAAAGGCATCGCGATCATGGGTACAGGTGCCGCTAAAGGTGACAACCGTGCGGTTGAAGCAGCGACGGCAGCGATTTCTTCTCCTTTATTAGAGAATGTAAAAATCGATGGCGCGACTGGCATTATCATCAACGTAACTGGTGGTACGGACCTTTCTTTATACGAAGTGAACGAAGCTTCTACATTGATCACTGAAGCTGCTCACGAAGACGCAGAAATCATCTTCGGTGCGGTTATCGATGAATCAATGGGTGATGAAGTGCGCGTAACTGTTATCGCGACAGGTTTTGATTCTCACGATGTGAAACTTGTGAACGACATGGCTCAAGTTAACCAAATGCAAAATTTCTTGAACCAACAAAATGCGGCTCACTTTGGTCAAATGCAAAACATGAACAACATGAATATGAATTCAATGAACATGAATTCTATGCATATGCCGCAAATGCCACAAATGCCAAGCATGCCGCAAATGCCTCAGTTCCCGCAAATGCCGGTAATGCCAACTATGCCACAAATGCCTCAGCAACAAATGGCAGTTCCTGCAATGGAACTTCCACCGATCGCTGCGGTTCAGTCGCAAGTGATGAATTTTACGCAACCTCAACAACAGGAGGGTCTCTCGGCAACCGTAACTGAGACTGTTGTAGTTCCTCCAGTAGCTCCAGTGACTCCACAAGTGGCACAACAAGCTGCTCAGAACACGATAGCTCAAATGCCGGTTCAAGAGATGGCAACTCCGATTCAACCACAAGTTGAAACGGCAGTTTCTCCTCGCGATATGTTGCTAGCCAAAGCTCGCGCTTTTAAAGAAAGCCAAGATCTTAAAGCACGTCATACCAACCCTGAACAGTTGTCGATGAACGTGGATCATGAGCAACAATCTTTAGAAGAAGCGCGCCGCATGGCTCGCGAAGTATTGAGCTCTCCATTTTCTAGCCAAAACCTAGAAGTTCCTGCTTTCATCCGCAAGAAACAAGGTTTTGAATTGAATAAAGAATAG
- a CDS encoding ABC transporter substrate-binding protein, with translation MKNPGLIKANIFRIPEKVELAAISTAGHYILAAHLVVTLTKLDSSGNVEPGLAIKWSHTEDYKQWHLWLKQESFSNGAAIKPSDVVASIQRQTELKTGVHFPFAEIEKVYVDGEDSVVFHLKNSRTGFLYDLSKPEFGVLHESDVISKKGESKFSVSSGPYFLDRKDNNTYFLKRNLFYKSNVENEHDLILEGSIDELSLKNLLNGSIDFLATQQNLSLEAHQQIESNDSLLAAKPQISFSYWLSINPNSDYFQNLQNRAKFQVITKSFTSAELNGHIWEKADQLYHPIGDGRPTIEDLKSIWFTILANASKSTGIEKRKLKIVPLKISNSLIVDFLKYLNGFYQVEIVSYETEEQLIEILQCNKFDIKISSNDFSSNDLSGSLITTFNTSRPYIFLDSKSRINDLMHEAASSTDTKLKSNIFKTIGINLLEEGLIAPLAYQTVWFYHKKTLDISQWSKVFPEISFWKAIIND, from the coding sequence ATGAAGAATCCAGGTTTAATTAAAGCAAATATCTTTCGCATCCCTGAAAAGGTCGAGTTAGCAGCCATCTCAACTGCGGGTCACTATATTCTGGCGGCGCATTTAGTTGTGACTCTGACCAAGCTTGATAGTTCTGGAAATGTGGAACCCGGTCTGGCTATTAAGTGGAGTCACACTGAAGATTATAAGCAGTGGCATTTATGGCTGAAGCAAGAAAGTTTTTCAAACGGCGCTGCGATTAAACCATCAGACGTGGTCGCATCCATCCAACGACAGACTGAATTAAAAACGGGCGTACATTTTCCTTTTGCAGAAATTGAAAAGGTCTATGTTGATGGTGAAGATTCCGTAGTCTTCCACTTAAAAAATTCCCGTACCGGATTTTTATATGACCTATCCAAACCTGAATTTGGTGTTTTACATGAATCGGATGTGATCTCAAAAAAGGGTGAGTCTAAATTTTCTGTCTCATCAGGACCATATTTTTTAGACAGAAAAGATAACAATACCTACTTCCTTAAAAGAAACCTGTTTTATAAATCTAATGTAGAGAATGAACATGACCTTATTTTGGAAGGATCAATCGACGAACTTTCATTGAAGAATCTTTTAAATGGATCTATTGATTTTTTAGCGACCCAACAAAACCTGTCCTTAGAAGCTCATCAGCAGATCGAAAGTAATGATTCGCTTTTGGCGGCGAAGCCGCAAATTTCCTTTAGTTATTGGCTTTCGATAAATCCCAATAGCGATTACTTTCAGAATCTACAAAACCGTGCGAAATTTCAGGTAATAACAAAAAGTTTTACCAGTGCCGAATTGAATGGTCATATTTGGGAAAAGGCGGATCAGCTTTATCATCCTATTGGTGACGGCAGACCTACTATTGAAGATTTGAAAAGCATATGGTTCACAATTTTAGCTAATGCCTCAAAATCTACAGGTATTGAGAAAAGAAAACTTAAAATTGTTCCTTTAAAGATATCAAATTCATTAATTGTAGATTTTCTGAAATATTTGAATGGCTTTTATCAAGTGGAAATTGTTTCTTATGAAACGGAAGAACAACTGATTGAAATACTTCAATGTAATAAATTTGACATCAAGATATCCTCAAATGATTTTTCTTCAAACGACCTTTCAGGAAGTTTAATAACCACTTTCAATACCAGCAGGCCGTATATCTTCTTAGATTCTAAAAGCCGCATTAACGATCTAATGCATGAAGCGGCGTCATCAACAGATACGAAATTAAAATCGAATATCTTTAAAACAATTGGCATAAACTTACTTGAAGAAGGCTTAATCGCCCCCCTCGCCTACCAAACAGTTTGGTTTTATCATAAAAAAACTTTAGATATTTCTCAATGGTCGAAAGTATTCCCGGAAATTTCATTCTGGAAGGCAATAATAAATGATTAG
- the ftsA gene encoding cell division protein FtsA, translated as MSTSNRPKVPVLAGLDIGSTKVSFVIGTVNPDGKLEVAGVGTAPNTGIRQGVVVNIEATTESIKKAKEEAELMSGYSISEVWVGVAGTHISSFDSKGMVAIKNREVTASEIERVIEAAKAVAVPADRTVLHVLPREFKVDGQDGITDPIGMSGIRLEANVHIVTGSQSAINNSVKCVEKAGLKVAGLVLNQLASATAVISNDEKNLGVSVVDMGGGACNALYFVNGSVAHSSTIPVGGQHFTHDVAVGLRTPQFAAEDLKKKHGCAMASMVNENETIEVEGVGGRKARVIPRKDLADVIEARAEETMNLVANDLRMSGLMPMLGSGIVLTGGASQLDGLVEMGEFIFDIPVRRGAPREIGGLTDVVKSGEFSAAVGLLLHALGQRKDLHQGNQQEVNIGESLDGITKKIKDFFGQIF; from the coding sequence ATGAGTACATCAAACAGACCGAAAGTACCGGTATTGGCTGGATTGGACATTGGTTCCACTAAAGTTTCGTTCGTAATCGGAACAGTCAATCCCGACGGTAAATTAGAAGTGGCAGGAGTAGGCACAGCTCCAAACACCGGCATTCGCCAAGGTGTTGTCGTTAATATTGAAGCCACAACTGAATCCATCAAAAAAGCTAAAGAAGAAGCAGAATTAATGTCAGGCTATTCCATCTCTGAAGTATGGGTTGGAGTTGCTGGTACACATATCTCTTCATTTGATTCCAAAGGCATGGTTGCAATTAAAAATCGCGAAGTCACAGCTTCAGAAATTGAGCGCGTGATTGAAGCAGCTAAAGCTGTCGCTGTTCCTGCGGATCGTACAGTTCTGCACGTTCTTCCAAGAGAATTCAAAGTCGATGGTCAAGACGGCATCACCGATCCAATCGGAATGTCAGGCATTCGTTTAGAGGCGAATGTGCACATCGTGACTGGCAGCCAAAGTGCTATCAACAATTCAGTTAAATGCGTAGAAAAAGCAGGCTTGAAAGTAGCGGGCTTGGTTCTTAACCAACTGGCTTCTGCAACAGCGGTTATTTCTAATGACGAAAAAAATCTGGGCGTGAGTGTTGTCGACATGGGTGGCGGCGCTTGTAACGCTCTTTATTTCGTGAATGGCAGTGTGGCGCACTCTTCAACAATTCCAGTGGGTGGCCAACACTTTACTCATGATGTGGCTGTGGGTCTTCGTACTCCGCAGTTCGCAGCTGAGGATCTAAAAAAGAAGCATGGTTGTGCCATGGCTTCTATGGTGAATGAAAACGAAACAATCGAAGTCGAAGGCGTGGGCGGACGTAAGGCGCGCGTGATTCCACGTAAAGATCTTGCGGATGTGATTGAAGCCCGTGCCGAGGAGACTATGAACTTGGTGGCTAATGATCTTCGCATGAGCGGTCTTATGCCAATGCTTGGCTCAGGCATCGTTCTTACAGGTGGTGCAAGCCAGCTGGATGGTCTTGTCGAAATGGGTGAGTTTATTTTTGATATTCCAGTTCGCAGAGGTGCGCCTCGTGAAATTGGTGGCCTGACTGATGTAGTGAAGTCTGGAGAATTCTCTGCAGCGGTCGGTCTCTTGTTACATGCATTGGGGCAAAGAAAAGATTTGCATCAAGGCAACCAGCAAGAAGTGAACATTGGCGAATCGCTTGATGGCATCACTAAGAAGATCAAAGATTTTTTTGGACAGATTTTTTAA
- a CDS encoding cell division protein FtsQ/DivIB — protein MKKLVLQLIFGFIILPGTLAGTLYYLNKNGFFNISKIEVVLENPTPGQEQFLKPKVDEVEEGLKKYKGLSLWNIKLKKISREISANNWVDGLNIKRSWPSTLQVRLRPHEVKLLFLTKTGKLVPIIKDGSFLNPVDAKQAPDVALLEGETFVKKSALRKKAVDVIEQIPAEGSFSKKTISEIRHDNKEGFWMTLIKSGIQVKMGEDQVALKAARVSQVVDYLDSRQFDARVIDANLSKKVLVRLRKDP, from the coding sequence ATGAAGAAGCTCGTTTTACAACTCATCTTTGGATTTATCATTTTACCTGGGACCCTTGCTGGCACTCTTTACTATTTAAATAAAAATGGTTTCTTTAATATCTCTAAGATCGAAGTGGTTTTAGAAAATCCCACGCCAGGCCAAGAGCAATTCTTAAAGCCGAAGGTGGATGAAGTTGAAGAAGGTTTAAAAAAATACAAAGGTCTATCTTTGTGGAACATTAAACTTAAAAAAATCTCTCGAGAAATCTCAGCGAATAACTGGGTGGACGGTTTAAATATCAAACGCAGTTGGCCTTCAACGCTGCAAGTGCGCTTGCGCCCTCACGAGGTAAAACTTCTGTTTCTAACAAAGACTGGAAAACTTGTTCCTATTATAAAAGACGGAAGCTTTTTAAATCCTGTTGATGCAAAACAAGCTCCAGATGTTGCTTTGCTTGAAGGAGAAACTTTCGTTAAAAAATCCGCGCTTAGAAAAAAAGCTGTGGATGTGATTGAACAAATTCCTGCTGAAGGATCGTTCAGTAAAAAAACAATTTCTGAAATTCGTCACGACAACAAAGAAGGTTTTTGGATGACTCTGATTAAGTCAGGCATTCAAGTGAAAATGGGTGAAGATCAAGTGGCACTAAAGGCTGCACGAGTTTCACAAGTTGTCGACTATCTTGATTCCCGCCAATTTGACGCGCGCGTCATAGACGCGAATCTGTCAAAGAAAGTCCTTGTCAGGTTGCGTAAGGATCCCTAA